One genomic window of Corticium candelabrum chromosome 9, ooCorCand1.1, whole genome shotgun sequence includes the following:
- the LOC134184527 gene encoding phosphatidylinositol N-acetylglucosaminyltransferase subunit Q-like isoform X1, producing MAFSEKSTINVFLPSNQTCKPGQHALGWNKDINNCSIYVIAAFVTEEYASRVDNCEDLLWSRVMGQVSDHVTVGEVGQLPFFVSDSQSVLPNKSQRTVFIYYNNGSNNPTYRLREFEEDGSPVNFSKHLQPDDFNDGLEFALAAINTVPFLMSSLSKFHGHHIFSPQTNSHMTEITFLKIILAGITLVTWGMKGLLKLFMLFITGCSTLPLFNRLNVLTVGRLIATRRNQYNYCVQDVKNRNDAGQQRIGQDAVGLVERQLVWLMGVPAGLKLNSALDQLLGEFFLYLIGIWSAYLRFVVGPLLYPIVFFMTLSSCLGMSVLLALLGDILSVMTFHIYCFYVFAAKMYSVQVYTLGSLWRLFTGKKWNVLRNRVDSCEYNVDQLFLGTLLFTVLFFLLPTVAMYYFVFCLLRLIVLSLHVVISITISVSTTLPIYGLLIRLLNPLQFPGGIKLELKTPLPSCLSSIHLLLKRQSCSWMSLWQWSGCPTLMQMVDIKNLVKLLLVGQLVYPWSWKEMNKV from the exons ATGGCATTCTCTGAAAAATCGACGATCAACGTATTCTTGCCGTCTAATCAGACCTGCAAACCAG GTCAACACGCTTTGGGATGGAACAAAGATATCAATAATTGTTCTATTTACGTGATAGCAGCCTTTGTAACCGAAGAATATGCATCGCGCGTCGACAATTGTGAAGACTTGTTATGGTCACGTGTAATGGGCCAAGTTTCAGATCACGTGACCGTTGGTGAAGTAGGCCAGCTTCCATTTTTCGTGTCCGATAGTCAATCAGTGCTTCCTAACAAGAGCCAACGcactgtatttatttattacaacaatggGTCCAATAACCCTACTTACAGACTCAGAGAATTCGAAGAAGATGGCTCCCCTGTGAACTTCTCGAAGCATCTTCAACCTGATGACTTTAATGATGGTCTTGAATTCGCTCTTGCTGCTATTAACACTGTACCTTTTCTAATGTCTTCATTATCAAAATTTCATGGACATCATATTTTTTCGCCACAAACAAATAGTCACATGACAGAGATTACATTTCTAAAAATTATATTGGCTGGTATCACGCTTGTCACTTGGGGTATGAAAGGCCTTTTGAAGTTATTTATGCTGTTCATTACTGGCTGTAGTACCCTACCATTATTCAACCGTCTGAATGTTTTAACAGTTG GGCGACTGATAGCTACTAGAAGAAATCAATATAATTACTGTGTTCAAGACGTAAAGAACAGAAATGATGCAGGGCAGCAGAGAAT TGGGCAAGATGCAGTGGGACTAGTTGAAAGGCAGTTGGTCTGGTTGATGGGTGTTCCAGCAGGGCTCAAATTGAATAGTGCACTAGATCAACTGCTCGGTGAATTCTTTCTGTATCTCATTGGGATCTGGAGTG CGTATCTTCGATTTGTTGTTGGTCCACTTCTGTATCCCATTGTATTCTTTATGACGCTGTCGAGCTGTTTGGGTATGTCTGTACTGTTGGCTCTCTTGGGTGATATCCTCTCTGTCATGACCTTTCATATATATTGCTTTTACGTCTTTGCAGCAAA GATGTACAGCGTGCAAGTGTATACTCTTGGGTCACTGTGGAGATTGTTTACAG GCAAAAAGTGGAATGTCCTTCGCAACAGAGTTGACTCGTGTGAGTACAATGTTGATCAG cTGTTCCTTGGCACTCTACTTTTTACAGTTTTGTTTTTTCTCTTACCCACCGTTGCGATGTACtactttgtgttttgtctg TTGCGGCTCATTGTATTGTCTTTACATGTGGTCATCAGCATCACAATCAGTGTTTCTACCACATTGCCTATCTATGGCTTATTGATTAGATTGTTGAATCCTCTTCAGTTCCCAG GTGGAATTAAGCTTGAGTTGAAAACGCCACTGCCATCATG TTTATCGAGCATCCACCTACTTCTCaaa AGGCAGTCGTGTAGTTGGATGAGTTTGTGGCAGTGGAGCGGATGCCCAACACTGATGCAAATGGTTGATATCAAGAATCTCGTAAAGTTACTATTAGTGGGACAACTTGTTTATCCATGGAGCTGGAAAGAGATGAACAAAGTGTGA
- the LOC134184527 gene encoding phosphatidylinositol N-acetylglucosaminyltransferase subunit Q-like isoform X2: MAFSEKSTINVFLPSNQTCKPGQHALGWNKDINNCSIYVIAAFVTEEYASRVDNCEDLLWSRVMGQVSDHVTVGEVGQLPFFVSDSQSVLPNKSQRTVFIYYNNGSNNPTYRLREFEEDGSPVNFSKHLQPDDFNDGLEFALAAINTVPFLMSSLSKFHGHHIFSPQTNSHMTEITFLKIILAGITLVTWGMKGLLKLFMLFITGCSTLPLFNRLNVLTVGRLIATRRNQYNYCVQDVKNRNDAGQQRILSNMAWSIGMDMVLGMAVSLWLLSDNNILFMAKLIGDSGQDAVGLVERQLVWLMGVPAGLKLNSALDQLLGEFFLYLIGIWSAYLRFVVGPLLYPIVFFMTLSSCLGMSVLLALLGDILSVMTFHIYCFYVFAAKMYSVQVYTLGSLWRLFTGKKWNVLRNRVDSCEYNVDQLFLGTLLFTVLFFLLPTVAMYYFVFCLLRLIVLSLHVVISITISVSTTLPIYGLLIRLLNPLQFPGGIKLELKTPLPSCLSSIHLLLKRQSCSWMSLWQWSGCPTLMQMVDIKNLVKLLLVGQLVYPWSWKEMNKV, encoded by the exons ATGGCATTCTCTGAAAAATCGACGATCAACGTATTCTTGCCGTCTAATCAGACCTGCAAACCAG GTCAACACGCTTTGGGATGGAACAAAGATATCAATAATTGTTCTATTTACGTGATAGCAGCCTTTGTAACCGAAGAATATGCATCGCGCGTCGACAATTGTGAAGACTTGTTATGGTCACGTGTAATGGGCCAAGTTTCAGATCACGTGACCGTTGGTGAAGTAGGCCAGCTTCCATTTTTCGTGTCCGATAGTCAATCAGTGCTTCCTAACAAGAGCCAACGcactgtatttatttattacaacaatggGTCCAATAACCCTACTTACAGACTCAGAGAATTCGAAGAAGATGGCTCCCCTGTGAACTTCTCGAAGCATCTTCAACCTGATGACTTTAATGATGGTCTTGAATTCGCTCTTGCTGCTATTAACACTGTACCTTTTCTAATGTCTTCATTATCAAAATTTCATGGACATCATATTTTTTCGCCACAAACAAATAGTCACATGACAGAGATTACATTTCTAAAAATTATATTGGCTGGTATCACGCTTGTCACTTGGGGTATGAAAGGCCTTTTGAAGTTATTTATGCTGTTCATTACTGGCTGTAGTACCCTACCATTATTCAACCGTCTGAATGTTTTAACAGTTG GGCGACTGATAGCTACTAGAAGAAATCAATATAATTACTGTGTTCAAGACGTAAAGAACAGAAATGATGCAGGGCAGCAGAGAAT ATTGTCGAATATGGCATGGTCTATTGGTATGGATATGGTATTAGGCATGGCTGTTTCATTGTGGCTACTGTCTGACAATAATATATTGTTCATGGCTAAACTCATTGGCGACAGTGGGCAAGATGCAGTGGGACTAGTTGAAAGGCAGTTGGTCTGGTTGATGGGTGTTCCAGCAGGGCTCAAATTGAATAGTGCACTAGATCAACTGCTCGGTGAATTCTTTCTGTATCTCATTGGGATCTGGAGTG CGTATCTTCGATTTGTTGTTGGTCCACTTCTGTATCCCATTGTATTCTTTATGACGCTGTCGAGCTGTTTGGGTATGTCTGTACTGTTGGCTCTCTTGGGTGATATCCTCTCTGTCATGACCTTTCATATATATTGCTTTTACGTCTTTGCAGCAAA GATGTACAGCGTGCAAGTGTATACTCTTGGGTCACTGTGGAGATTGTTTACAG GCAAAAAGTGGAATGTCCTTCGCAACAGAGTTGACTCGTGTGAGTACAATGTTGATCAG cTGTTCCTTGGCACTCTACTTTTTACAGTTTTGTTTTTTCTCTTACCCACCGTTGCGATGTACtactttgtgttttgtctg TTGCGGCTCATTGTATTGTCTTTACATGTGGTCATCAGCATCACAATCAGTGTTTCTACCACATTGCCTATCTATGGCTTATTGATTAGATTGTTGAATCCTCTTCAGTTCCCAG GTGGAATTAAGCTTGAGTTGAAAACGCCACTGCCATCATG TTTATCGAGCATCCACCTACTTCTCaaa AGGCAGTCGTGTAGTTGGATGAGTTTGTGGCAGTGGAGCGGATGCCCAACACTGATGCAAATGGTTGATATCAAGAATCTCGTAAAGTTACTATTAGTGGGACAACTTGTTTATCCATGGAGCTGGAAAGAGATGAACAAAGTGTGA